Proteins from a genomic interval of Maylandia zebra isolate NMK-2024a linkage group LG15, Mzebra_GT3a, whole genome shotgun sequence:
- the pfn2b gene encoding profilin-2 isoform X2: protein MSWQSYVDNLMADGSCQDAAIVGYADAKYVWASFVGGTFANITPEEIDVLVGKDREGFFTSGLTLGNKKCSVIRDSLQIDNDWTMDIRTKSQGGEPTYNVSVGRAAKVLVLVMGKEGVHGGGLNKKAYSMAKYLRDSGF from the exons ATGTCCTGGCAAAGCTACGTGGACAACCTGATGGCCGATGGCAGCTGCCAGGACGCGGCCATTGTTGGGTATGCGGACGCCAAATATGTCTGGGCATCTTTTGTCGGCGGTACCTTTGCCAACATAACG CCTGAAGAAATTGATGTGTTAGTAGGAAAGGACCGAGAGGGATTCTTCACCAGTGGGCTGACCCTGGGCAATAAAAAGTGCTCCGTAATCAGAGACAGCCTCCAAATTGACAACGACTGGACAATGGACATCCGAACAAAGAGTCAAGGAGGAGAGCCCACATACAATGTTTCTGTAGGCAGAGCAGCCAAAG TCTTGGTCTTGGTAATGGGCAAAGAAGGGGTCCATGGAGGCGGATTGAATAAGAAGGCATACTCGATGGCAAAATACTTGAGGGATTCAgggttttag